In Peromyscus maniculatus bairdii isolate BWxNUB_F1_BW_parent chromosome 9, HU_Pman_BW_mat_3.1, whole genome shotgun sequence, one genomic interval encodes:
- the Bmp4 gene encoding bone morphogenetic protein 4, whose protein sequence is MIPGNRMLMVVLLCQVLLGGASHASLIPETGKKKVAEIQGHAGGRRSGQSHELLRDFEATLLQMFGLRRRPQPSKSVVIPDYMRDLYRLQSGEEEEEEQSQGTGLEYPERPASRANTVRSFHHEEHLENIPGTSEISAFRFLFNLSSIPENEAISSAELRLFREQVDQGPDWERGFHRINIYEVMKPPAETEPGHLITRLLDTRLVHHNVTRWETFDVSPAVLRWTQEKQPNYGLAIEVTHLHQTRTHQGQHVRISRSLPQGSGDWAQLRPLLVTFGHDGRGHTLTRRRRAKRSPKHHPQRSRKKNKNCRRHSLYVDFSDVGWNDWIVAPPGYQAFYCHGDCPFPLADHLNSTNHAIVQTLVNSVNSSIPKACCVPTELSAISMLYLDEYDKVVLKNYQEMVVEGCGCR, encoded by the exons ATGATTCCTGGTAACCGAATGCTGATGGTCGTTTTATTATGCCAAGTCCTGCTAGGAGGCGCGAGCCATGCTAGTTTGATACCTGAGACCGGGAAGAAAAAAGTCGCCGAGATTCAGGGCCACGCGGGAGGACGCCGCTCAGGGCAGAGCCATGAGCTCCTGCGGGACTTCGAGGCGACACTTCTCCAGATGTTTGGGCTGCGCCGCCGTCCGCAGCCGAGCAAGAGCGTCGTCATCCCGGATTACATGAGGGATCTTTACCGGCTGCagtctggggaagaggaggaggaagagcagagccaGGGGACCGGGCTGGAGTATCCCGAGCGCCCAGCCAGCCGGGCCAACACCGTGAGGAGTTTCCATCACGAAG AACATCTGGAGAACATCCCGGGGACCAGTGAGATCTCTGCCTTTCGCTTCCTCTTCAACCTCAGCAGCATCCCAGAGAATGAGGCCATCTCCTCTGCAGAGCTCCGGCTATTTCGGGAGCAGGTGGACCAGGGCCCTGACTGGGAACGGGGCTTCCACCGGATAAACATTTATGAGGTTATGAAGCCCCCAGCAGAAACAGAGCCTGGACACCTCATCACACGACTACTGGACACCAGACTAGTCCACCACAATGTGACACGGTGGGAAACTTTCGATGTGAGCCCTGCGGTCCTTcgctggacccaggaaaagcagCCCAATTATGGGCTAGCCATTGAGGTGACTCACCTCCACCAGACACGGACCCACCAGGGCCAGCATGTCAGGATTAGCCGATCTTTACCTCAAGGGAGTGGAGATTGGGCCCAGCTCCGGCCCCTCCTGGTCACTTTTGGCCATGATGGCCGGGGTCATACCTTGACCCGCCGCCGGAGGGCCAAGCGTAGTCCCAAGCATCACCCACAGCGGTCCAGGAAGAAGAATAAGAACTGCCGACGTCATTCACTCTATGTGGACTTCAGTGATGTGGGCTGGAATGACTGGATTGTGGCCCCACCAGGCTACCAGGCCTTCTACTGCCATGGGGACTGTCCTTTTCCACTGGCGGATCACCTCAACTCAACCAACCATGCCATTGTGCAGACCCTGGTCAACTCTGTTAATTCTAGTATTCCCAAGGCCTGTTGTGTCCCCACTGAACTGAGTGCCATCTCCATGTTGTACCTGGATGAGTATGACAAGGTGGTATTGAAAAATTATCAGGAGATGGTGGTGGAGGGATGTGGGTGCCGCTGA